One Thermogemmata fonticola DNA window includes the following coding sequences:
- a CDS encoding S8 family serine peptidase: MESLNLIESVLLQLTPERLLQDSRATGEGIRVAVVDSGIEWSVLAERARQRGREPPHVEGAIFRPHGPPLPYQGRQSSPHGTTVADIIVTLAPRVQLFSADVFAVGSGTTIETVLAALRHALDVWQVKIINLSLGIVEQRLQPPARRWQLLQMVEEAYYRDVLVVAAAHNDHPFTRSYPAAFAPPLLSVDKALFPDPLQFAYCLRDQVEFQAHGRGYLGPFATEPATSWAAAHLTGIAARLLSLKPDLKPFEVKALLYWLSRPRPSSQPGSASSFAPEPTPSEHAPAGEPARANRPEERS; the protein is encoded by the coding sequence ATGGAATCCCTGAACCTGATTGAGTCTGTGCTTCTCCAACTGACTCCGGAACGACTGCTTCAGGACAGCCGGGCCACGGGGGAGGGAATCCGGGTGGCCGTGGTCGATTCGGGAATCGAGTGGTCTGTGCTTGCGGAACGCGCCCGCCAGCGGGGCAGGGAGCCTCCACACGTGGAAGGGGCCATCTTCCGCCCTCATGGCCCGCCATTACCCTACCAGGGGCGGCAATCCAGTCCACATGGGACCACAGTGGCGGACATCATTGTGACACTGGCTCCGCGGGTTCAACTCTTCTCGGCGGACGTTTTCGCGGTGGGGTCAGGGACCACTATTGAGACAGTTCTGGCGGCACTCCGGCACGCTTTGGATGTGTGGCAGGTGAAAATCATCAATTTGTCCCTGGGAATCGTGGAACAGCGCCTGCAACCCCCCGCGCGGCGCTGGCAATTGCTCCAGATGGTCGAGGAAGCCTATTATCGGGATGTTTTGGTGGTCGCGGCGGCCCATAATGACCATCCTTTCACGCGCAGCTACCCCGCGGCGTTTGCCCCCCCCTTGTTGTCCGTCGATAAGGCCCTTTTCCCGGATCCGCTCCAATTCGCCTATTGCTTGCGGGATCAGGTGGAGTTTCAAGCCCACGGGCGCGGCTATCTCGGTCCCTTTGCCACAGAACCAGCGACGAGTTGGGCTGCCGCTCATCTCACGGGCATCGCCGCCCGACTTCTTTCCCTCAAGCCGGACTTGAAGCCTTTCGAGGTGAAAGCCCTTTTGTATTGGTTGAGTCGACCGCGGCCGTCATCCCAACCCGGCTCGGCGTCTTCCTTCGCTCCGGAACCGACGCCGTCCGAACACGCTCCAGCGGGCGAACCGGCCAGAGCAAACCGTCCTGAGGAACGGTCATAA
- a CDS encoding YXWGXW repeat-containing protein, with translation MSLLVGAGSAWGQENPSSLPAPREAAPAAEAGVQPLEKGPIHEAFAEPGGPTRGEGLTAPKAPPPPVPEEPPESKPEGENVQWIPGYWYWDKERQDFIWISGFWRNVPPDRVWEPGKWYAENGQWVYRPGFWRPASMSSWRVDLPPPPSPVESGPSTPPPSDTAVWVPGHWEYRDGRYVWRAGYWAYAHGVMMWHPPQYLYTGSGYLYVPGYWDYPLEWRGVVYTPVYFTQPVWLTPGWRWRPRLALSLGLGWGWGWGGLFSSLYIGPGWNYYYYGNWWDPWWYTPWWWYPSLYWPPIWNVGVGIGLWYGGWWGWPGGYCPWWCCRFGCWNPLWRHYCWLNRNNPNWRGRVQTAALANSIGTGQRAVRSMSGLVSANNGVIQRSGITAGVANAAAAAARATARQVVQREQNRVVQPAEQVVRTLQQANTVRRVQQPSRPAAVSGVPATRNGTNATTQYRPPATSGIPGAVVSNPPPSVRPNPSTNSPAAGRVGQVPGAGNSSPPTPPNRPVVPPAGSKGPSVSQGPGGSAPPPSVRPHSPLTSPAPNPPPAPRPTLNPPSSPSPGLITPEENNRPGGPITPRPSSFVPPASRPGPAPVTPAGGTNPPPSSGVIRPPTPSSLPPAVRPSLPGTVPPAVRPSSPGTIPPAVRPSVSGIPSIPGGGIPRGGLPGGVRPGGGVRPGGSGPRR, from the coding sequence GTGAGCTTGCTGGTTGGAGCCGGTTCAGCATGGGGCCAAGAAAATCCATCCTCCTTGCCGGCACCGCGAGAGGCGGCCCCGGCGGCAGAAGCGGGGGTTCAACCCCTGGAGAAGGGGCCGATTCACGAAGCCTTTGCGGAGCCGGGAGGTCCGACACGCGGGGAAGGGTTGACGGCCCCCAAAGCTCCTCCGCCGCCCGTACCGGAAGAGCCGCCGGAGAGCAAACCGGAAGGCGAAAATGTCCAATGGATTCCCGGTTACTGGTACTGGGATAAGGAACGGCAGGACTTCATCTGGATTAGCGGCTTTTGGCGGAATGTTCCGCCGGATCGGGTTTGGGAACCGGGGAAGTGGTACGCGGAGAATGGCCAGTGGGTGTACCGCCCCGGTTTTTGGCGTCCAGCCAGCATGAGTAGCTGGCGTGTGGACCTACCGCCGCCGCCGTCGCCGGTGGAAAGCGGACCGAGCACGCCGCCTCCGAGCGACACTGCCGTTTGGGTTCCGGGCCACTGGGAATATCGCGATGGGCGCTATGTCTGGCGAGCGGGGTATTGGGCTTATGCTCATGGCGTGATGATGTGGCATCCACCCCAATACCTGTACACCGGCTCCGGCTATTTGTATGTACCGGGCTATTGGGATTACCCGCTGGAATGGCGCGGGGTGGTTTACACACCGGTCTATTTCACCCAACCCGTCTGGTTGACACCCGGTTGGCGGTGGCGGCCACGCTTGGCGTTGAGTCTAGGGTTGGGTTGGGGCTGGGGTTGGGGCGGGTTGTTTTCCTCGCTCTACATTGGGCCGGGTTGGAATTACTACTACTACGGCAACTGGTGGGATCCGTGGTGGTACACACCGTGGTGGTGGTATCCGAGTCTCTACTGGCCGCCGATTTGGAACGTGGGTGTAGGGATCGGATTGTGGTATGGCGGATGGTGGGGTTGGCCGGGCGGTTACTGCCCCTGGTGGTGCTGTCGATTCGGATGCTGGAATCCCCTCTGGCGGCATTACTGCTGGCTGAATCGGAATAATCCCAACTGGCGGGGACGAGTGCAGACCGCTGCGTTGGCAAACAGCATCGGGACCGGTCAGCGGGCAGTCCGTTCGATGTCGGGACTTGTTTCCGCCAATAACGGGGTGATACAGCGCAGTGGCATAACAGCCGGTGTAGCGAACGCGGCGGCAGCCGCGGCGAGAGCCACGGCTCGTCAGGTGGTCCAACGTGAGCAAAACCGGGTGGTCCAACCGGCCGAGCAAGTGGTCCGCACGCTTCAACAAGCCAACACAGTACGTCGAGTTCAGCAGCCTTCTAGACCTGCCGCGGTTTCCGGTGTACCCGCCACGCGCAACGGGACCAACGCCACCACTCAGTACCGTCCCCCCGCAACGAGTGGTATTCCCGGTGCAGTGGTTTCCAATCCCCCGCCGAGTGTGCGGCCTAATCCTTCGACGAATAGTCCGGCTGCGGGGCGAGTCGGACAGGTTCCCGGCGCCGGGAACAGTTCCCCACCAACACCTCCCAATCGGCCGGTTGTGCCCCCCGCTGGTTCCAAAGGCCCAAGCGTTTCCCAAGGGCCAGGCGGCAGCGCCCCTCCGCCATCCGTGCGTCCCCATTCCCCTCTTACCTCTCCCGCTCCCAATCCGCCGCCAGCGCCCCGACCAACCCTGAACCCGCCTTCCTCACCTTCGCCGGGCCTCATAACTCCTGAAGAGAACAACCGACCTGGAGGGCCGATCACGCCCCGGCCCAGTTCATTTGTACCACCGGCGAGCCGTCCTGGACCTGCTCCTGTGACTCCAGCAGGGGGGACGAATCCTCCGCCAAGTTCTGGTGTCATCCGCCCCCCTACTCCGAGTTCACTACCTCCTGCGGTGCGTCCCTCGTTGCCAGGAACCGTGCCGCCGGCGGTGCGGCCGTCGTCGCCTGGCACTATTCCTCCTGCGGTGCGTCCGAGTGTCTCCGGGATTCCCAGCATTCCTGGCGGTGGCATTCCCCGCGGCGGCCTGCCCGGAGGCGTTCGGCCTGGCGGCGGAGTCCGGCCTGGTGGCAGCGGGCCGCGGCGATAA
- a CDS encoding phytanoyl-CoA dioxygenase family protein — protein sequence MTAILSDEAIRTYHDKGYYLARGFFDAEEIDLLRRSAKEDHDLDKHAFGRADGEGGVVRLSLWNHPGEGIYGMFARCERMVRSCEKILGGEVYHYHSKMILKDPKVGGAWTWHQDYGYWYQNGVLLPWLVSVFIAVDPCTRENGCLQVIENSHHCGRINHVLTGEQAGADRERVQELLKRPQLFPHRYIEMEPGDALFFHCNLLHRSDQNKSDQPRWAMICCYNAARNDPYKESHHPRYTPLHVVPDAAIKQVGIRRFAPDDAVAWLDGNRDVSARSLAEQPQ from the coding sequence ATGACCGCCATCCTCTCCGACGAAGCCATCCGCACCTACCACGACAAGGGATACTACCTGGCTCGCGGCTTTTTCGATGCGGAAGAGATCGATCTGCTGCGCCGCTCTGCCAAGGAGGATCACGATCTGGACAAACATGCATTCGGGCGCGCAGATGGAGAAGGCGGCGTTGTTCGTCTCTCGCTGTGGAACCATCCCGGCGAGGGCATCTACGGTATGTTCGCACGCTGCGAACGGATGGTCCGCAGTTGCGAAAAAATCCTCGGCGGCGAAGTCTATCATTACCACTCGAAGATGATCCTGAAAGACCCGAAAGTGGGGGGAGCCTGGACGTGGCACCAGGACTACGGTTACTGGTATCAAAACGGCGTATTGCTACCCTGGCTGGTCAGCGTTTTCATCGCCGTGGACCCGTGTACGCGCGAGAATGGCTGCTTGCAAGTCATCGAGAACTCTCACCACTGCGGACGGATCAATCACGTTCTCACCGGCGAGCAAGCCGGGGCGGACCGCGAACGCGTCCAGGAGTTGCTCAAGCGCCCCCAGCTATTCCCCCATCGCTACATTGAAATGGAACCGGGGGATGCCTTATTCTTCCATTGCAACCTCCTGCATCGCAGTGATCAAAACAAAAGCGATCAGCCGCGCTGGGCAATGATCTGTTGCTACAACGCCGCCCGGAATGATCCCTATAAGGAAAGCCATCATCCGCGTTACACCCCTCTCCACGTCGTGCCCGATGCGGCCATCAAACAGGTCGGTATCCGCCGGTTCGCACCGGACGATGCTGTCGCCTGGCTGGACGGCAACCGGGATGTCAGCGCCCGTTCCCTCGCCGAGCAGCCTCAATAA
- a CDS encoding response regulator: protein MSEAILVVDDEESVRRTFTEWLAELGPGVTVFSAADAEAALRIASQQVIDLAILDWNLGSGSDGLQLLEDLVEFQPEITAILVTGFAHQATPLQALRMGVRDYLDKNVDLTRESFLAAVRRQLARIRPLKRQRELQRSLAAFRDAVEQIIPYVQAAAVLQDPVPIPDAARDLLRWAIRITKAADGLLVVYVSPPEGVPLGGRWMLYQPDGALLEVEAVPFRQTLVAAALSRQEPILLSEPIPSASEALQLLPVERERRTLLIAPMAIGEGIVGAIELFDKAGAEFSPEDMEVARATADLGVDLLRRSLAERQGQRLLIDALAAALQASERVRDLLHEDKPPPEVLEHIKQGLAQSGAAEKDSEAVIQLLEEVRTLSRQHGVRAVEYCTRMIRDLRQLLDVSWTHS, encoded by the coding sequence ATGAGTGAAGCTATTTTGGTCGTCGATGATGAAGAAAGTGTCCGGCGGACTTTCACGGAGTGGCTGGCTGAGCTGGGACCTGGAGTCACAGTTTTCAGCGCAGCGGATGCTGAGGCTGCCTTGCGGATCGCCAGCCAGCAGGTCATCGATTTGGCCATTCTGGATTGGAATCTCGGTTCGGGCAGCGACGGTTTGCAACTTCTGGAAGACCTGGTGGAGTTTCAACCGGAAATCACAGCGATTCTGGTGACAGGCTTTGCCCATCAGGCCACGCCTCTGCAAGCCTTGAGGATGGGGGTGCGGGATTATCTGGACAAAAATGTGGACTTGACGCGCGAGTCGTTTCTGGCGGCGGTGCGGCGGCAGTTAGCACGTATCCGCCCCCTGAAGCGGCAACGGGAATTGCAACGCTCCTTGGCTGCTTTCCGGGACGCCGTCGAACAAATCATCCCCTATGTCCAGGCGGCCGCTGTTCTCCAAGACCCCGTTCCCATTCCCGACGCAGCGCGGGATCTTCTCCGCTGGGCCATCCGAATCACCAAAGCGGCCGATGGGCTATTGGTGGTGTATGTCAGCCCTCCGGAGGGGGTGCCGCTCGGCGGTCGATGGATGCTGTATCAGCCCGATGGTGCGCTTCTGGAAGTCGAGGCCGTGCCGTTCCGCCAGACGTTGGTAGCCGCCGCTCTGAGCCGCCAGGAACCGATCCTGCTGTCCGAGCCGATACCGAGTGCCAGCGAGGCTCTCCAGTTGTTGCCCGTGGAACGGGAGCGCCGGACGCTGCTGATCGCACCCATGGCCATCGGCGAGGGCATCGTCGGAGCCATCGAGTTGTTCGACAAGGCCGGCGCTGAATTCAGTCCGGAAGATATGGAAGTAGCACGGGCGACAGCCGATCTAGGAGTGGACCTGTTACGGCGAAGCCTGGCGGAACGGCAGGGACAGAGGTTGCTCATCGATGCCCTAGCTGCGGCTTTGCAAGCCAGCGAACGGGTCCGCGACCTGCTGCACGAAGACAAACCGCCGCCCGAAGTGCTGGAGCACATCAAACAAGGGCTGGCGCAATCGGGAGCAGCGGAGAAAGATTCCGAGGCTGTGATCCAGTTGCTCGAAGAGGTGCGAACTCTCTCCCGCCAGCACGGCGTGCGGGCCGTGGAATACTGCACACGCATGATCCGGGACCTCCGGCAGCTACTCGACGTGAGTTGGACTCACTCTTGA